TTCAATTTGATAGGCGCAGTGAATTTGTCTTTCCTAGAAAACGACAGGAACatacagggagcttaagcaaagacgatgTCGCCGACAGCGCGAACGtcgtctgaaaatgtaacttcgtgtttctgaaataatttcgcaattattcaaagtcattacgcttgcaaaatgtgttctaactatcctggaattaaatcggaaccagcgcttttgagataacgagacaaaattgaacatttgtcatcatatgctcacgtcggccacacaactgcaaaacaagtcatttcacttcgtagaaagaacgagaacgtgtgcaaaatgtgaaaaaatgaataatgcacgtgcaaagcgtgcaaaactattgtttttcgtcgtcaaatatgcaaatttgtggctTTCTCgttaccgtcgtcgtcgtggttgcttaaggtctctaatgCTGACCTCTTATCTCCTCTTCTACAAAGTCAAAGTTATCAGAGTAACATGGAATTTATGACCTCACTACTTGTTCCCTCAAGACTTTAAAAATATATCGGAGCAATACTGTGTGATGGGGtaacatgttttcaaaaacGAATTGACTTAACTTATCTCGATAATTGAAAGActaagagaaaaacaacttaAATAAAACTGGAACACACATTTTCTATTtacaaatgagtaaaggggattagtttctaaagaaactgtggtgctgcgtcggtgggggagtggtttatcaacagagttgataatgtaaattgaccaccgtacagagattgaaaagctgacgtttcgagcgttagcccttcgtcagagcgaatagatgaattatgggtagtgtaaggtttatatacaggagctatgctattggtggaaactaggttacgcgaaaggCAGGAAtgaattaattgaatgaaaagcgttcgttgatgccgtggggattaaggatgccgatttgaaaaatgaatctttgctctaggtttttgcggctgtctgtggtaccctgatgtagggaaaggccgcagatagacatgtgttctttgaaatgattaggggagattaaaatgccgcgcgactggtttcgatgcgtctttgtcattcttctcaacgtcacgtaggtgttctcggaatcggtcgcctagtcgtcttcctgtttcgccaatgtatagctttttacataatgtgtatgcaatagataacatttgccgaggtacacgtgaaacgatcagtgatcttaacagatcgcttagggcttaagttttgcatcgcgagcgcgcgcatttaaaagtaccaggcttctcaattgttttgaatgtgcttttgactagaaagttgcctacgtttttgtcgcgttgtcactacccataattcatctattcgctctgacgaagggctaacgctcgaaacgtcaacgtttcaatctctgtacggtggcaATTTACATTTTCTATTTACAGCCGATGTCACTTCTGAAACCAGACCTGCCCGACTCAATTGTAAATATTCGATCCTCAGGCGAGACATGAACTGTGCTGGCACTGACAAAAGGAGTAAAGGAGGGATTGCAATCTTCATAAGGAATAATCAACTTGTATTCGATGTTTACAGGTCGGATCTATACGAAATATGATTTGTGTCACCATTCTTCTTCGCTCAGGCTTCGTCAGGTCACCGTATGCAAATTCTGGCGTAATTACTCGGAATGTAATCTATTgagtacatacatacatacttaattagccactccccgctggggcttttcagagccaatgaaacaaacaactcaataatactttttttttgtgaaatggTTTGCCCTGTACCTTCAGTTCGCAATTCATAAATTTCGCAGAACTAGCGTTTAATAAAACGTAAAACAACGCCGAACAGCCTGGTCTTAGGTCTCAAGCCTGTGTTTTCTAGACACCCGTTAAACTTAACAGGAATTGTACTGAGCTATGCATATGCAGATCTACGACCTCTGTTTATTCTAAGGATTTCTCTCGAACAGTCTCTGTGCTTTTTCATTGGGAGCTGCaaataaactgaaagaaaaaaaaaacatttcgaaCAGTCTTTATGCTTTTTCATTGCGAGCTGCAAgcacacttaaaaaaaaagaaaacacctaCAAACGGTCTGCACACATTTTGCAAAGTATGAAAGTTTAAAGGTAGTAATGATTATAGTTCTAGCTCTAGCGACTCACCATTTTCTGTGTCAGATAAGACGTCAGATGAGTCAGACAAGACAACTGGGTCTTCCCGCGTGGCCGCCATCATCACATATATATGCATGCACGTGCGTGGATATGTAATTCAGCATGCCGTCATCTGGAATCATGCGGAGCGTCGCTGCTTTTTCCCTTCATTCAGTTCATGACAGGTGACCCTGTTTCTCACTCGATAAGGTATTGTCCCATATTTTCTCATTTGAcgtaacacaaaaaaaaaaatttgaaaaaattgagTAAACAATGTCATGACCCTTTACTTCAGGGAGGTCTATTAATCATTCACTTTGAAGTCGCTCGTAGTTTCTAAACGGCGCGTCGCGGCATCAATGTGGGCCAAAATTAACATAAGTGGCCTCAAGATGGATGCTTACGGGGAACAAAGCCGACGAAACTTTCATGTGACTTATACTTAGCTTGATTTGATGACCGGCCAGAGAGACATTGATGTGAATTATTGTGTCTCTGAATTGAAATAGccgcatttttcattttttgttatcCTGTCAGTTTCGACAACCTTGTCAATATGTCACTGAGCTATCAAAGGTATTCTGGGTGGTTGTGGGTCATTATGTTTTCTATTGATTTTCGacttttaaaattaaacaattcaaaattaagattattgatattttttatattttcaatGATCAACGTACTTAACAGAATGGGTTCCAGTCCACAGTCCTTCCTCGTTTTCCAGCTGGCCCGTACAGAAGCCCTAGGAACGAGGTGGAGGCCATGAAATACTTGGTATCGGTATTCTTGGGTAATTGTGGATCGCTGTGGACCGTTGTGGGGTCATTGTGGATCGTTTCGAGTCTTTCCaggttttagtaactacgggcGTCAGCTTCGAAGGCTGATCATGACAAAACAACCTTCTCTTCAAGTGTATCGAACTTAGAGCATACATTCTTTTTTAGCTGACAAATGAGAATTGCAGTGAAACTAGAATAAATGACCATTCTTGTGAAAGCATTTTTGGAGTGGGggatcggtcagaattaaaaaaaacaaagctcATTTTCCTTCGAGCAGAGGCTATTACAACCTAACTAACTAAAATTAAGCGTAAAATAATACATCACTGATAATGCGTGATGAAGAGCATTGGTAATATCAGAACTGTCAACGAATTACTCGCCTTTCATACGAGACAAGAAGGTAACTGGACCAAGGGTTGCATGGATCCAGGTCTTGCAAAATATCTCAGAAGTCGTCAAATGCGAATACTCAAATAgagccaagaaaaaaaaaccgttgATCTTGAACGTAGTACATTTTTTAATCCCAGAAATCTTCTGCCACTGGAAAAAGGATGGATGTAAGGTTGActaatatgcaaatttaattatGGGGGAGCGGAAAAATTCCACGAAAATCGCCTCTCAATTTGAAGTAAAAGAGTTTAAGTAACAAAAGGCCTAAAAAATGGCAATGCATCTGATATACACTTTCATCAAAACATTCTGCAATCACACAAACACATCTTCAACTCCTTAACACCAGCCTAGGTTGCTTGATTTCTCTCGGACTCAACTTGATTGAGAGAAGATCCGCTGTCACTCTGCTGCGTTTCACACGTTGAAACCCTTTTTGTTCAAACTTTGATCGATAATCGTTTCAACAAAAGCAACACCAAATACTTTAGAGCTCTCAAATATAGTACTGTTGGAAAACAAGTAAACGTCCTATCAATCTTCCTTGGACAGAGCTCTTAACCCGTCGATCTCCAAGTTGGAAATACCGTTCAGCGCTCTCTGCCGTACAAAATGGCACCACTTTGTGTGAGCAAGTACCCGCAAGGTGTCGCATTGTCAGAGTTCTTCTGTTGAGAGTGACTTAGAGAGAGTACGTCATCCTCGGATAAATTCGGGAGTTTCAGCAAATCACCACGGCAGGTGCTACTACGGCTGCCGTGACTgaaaaggtctggggagagtacgtcTCGGTGGTCTGCCAAATTTTAAGTTTTGCAAAGCAAAATACGAAGAAACATGGGCTAAGAAGTTTAAAACGTTACTTCCGTAAATTAATTAACTAAATTGCATCCTGATTTGTTACCGATTGACCGCCATTTAGCAATCGGAGAGTttatagaaaatgaaaattgatacCCACATTAAAAGGCGCCGGTTTGTTTCCTAAGaaattgtaacttttttttccaacttaatttgcttgaaATGTAAAGTAACCCGAAGAAAGTAGAAACCGGGGAGAGAAATGCGCGGAAGGTGAGAGGCTCTAACTTCGCTATACCCCATTCTTCCCTCCTTCGAACCCCCTTAGAGAGTAAGGGATGATTGGAAGGGCGATGAATTTGAATGAATCAAAACGATTTTAAGACAAAATAACTGTATTCTTTACTGAAGTAAAAATTCTTAACATAATAACATTATAAACTGAGTAATTGTAGAGCTTTTCACGATAAGATGTGAATGTATAAAACAATTTCTGTTTGTACAGCGTCTATGTGCAATTTAAAAATCTTAACTATATTATTGTACTCTAATTTCACTAGAATTTTCAAGTAGTTAATCCCCAGAATCTATATGAGAACTGTCCCTCTCTCATACACTTTAAACAAGCGAGCTGCCTTGCAAGCACCACATCACATGATTGGTGATAAAACTGGGCGAAATGTCTTGAGGCATGGGAAGAATTTAAAAACCAGCCAGAAAGAGAGAGTGATGGAGTCACTGATGGATAAGAATTAATTCAGTCCTACTTTTCCTTAAGGTTAAGAAACCTTACAGTTAAGAAACCATGTCTCCAAAACAATTTACTTCAGGCTTTAACTCTATGAAGCTATTTTCAACTCCGCATATTAGCCTGGAACTAACTTCAGCGCTTGGTGTTGCCTCATGCTGAAGCAAAGACCGTGTGCTGGAAATCTCCTTTGGTCATCCTGCTCACCTTGTTGGCTTGTTAACAACACAACAATGATTTCAATCAAACAGGATTATGCCATTAAGTTCAAACATGAATCAAGATGTTGGTTGATCTCAGAATTCAAAACCAGAGTCCGACAGACAGGACAATGTACAGATTCATTTGAGCCAGCGTCACCTTGGTTAACTGTGCTAGGGGACTCTTCTAGCATGATAGGCTTTTTCTGGGAGCCCAATAAAGGGCTTGCATGAGTGTCATCTGTATTCTCGCAAGCTTTACTTTTGTGCTTTGCTCTCTGAAAAGCATCCATGATTGTAAACGTTGGTGAAACCCTTTTATTTGGCTTGGTTGGTGAAGGGGTTTTTATAACAATCAATGGAGTCTTCCCTCTCTCTGTTTTCTCATTAGGTAACTTTTTACGGTACTCTTTGCTTGCAACGGTCCCTGAGCCCGCCTCTGTTGTGGAGCTTGAACCTAAAGTTCTCCCCACACCAGAGAATGGTATCACATCTGCTGCTGATCTTGATGAGCCTGCTTCATTAATCTTTGGTTTGATGGCCCCATCATTAGCTGAAGTTACATTATCAAAAgagtccatttttctttttttccctgttTCAAGCTCTCCCTCAGAGTTGCCACTCTCAATGCCACTGTCTCTTGTCTTTCGCTTGAAAAATTTAGGTAACGCACCAGAATTACCGTTCCCTCTCATAACATTCCCATTCTTCTGACTTGCATCTGTTTTCAATTCACTTTTCCCTTTTCCTTTTGATTTCTTTGCACCATAGTTTTCAGGCTCTCTGATCTTTGTATAAGTGCCACCACAGGTGCGTTGGTGGTCTGGCCACCACGGATCCCTTGGTGATGGAGCACGATTAATGGCTCTCTTGACCATTCCATAATATGGTGGTCTTTTCTGACATGGCCCATTGCACTTCCACCAGTGTTGCCGGTACACATCAACCTCAAACACAACAAACAACATCTATTTTAGTGTCATCTGTAGGGACAGCTCAATCCAGTGCCAGACTTCTTTCTCCATCGCATGGCTGAATCGATCACTGACCGAGAATTTACAGTGCCGCTCGCTGATAAGCGAACCAAAAGATAAGCGAAAAACGAGCACAAGCGAAACGCGTCTACAAATCTGCAGATGTGCGTCCACAAATACGCAATAAGGCTAATTATTAGTGTTTATGAGCTTGAACTGGAATAGGCCTAAGAAAGTTAAGATAAGGCATTTTTCCCTTTGGTAAAACTCTAGCTATCACATcattgtctgtttgtttgtttattgatttatttgagCAGGTTGAAGTTCTGAAGCCGATGTGAACCTACTATATACCCACCGATACAATCACAAgagacagccacaacaccgggaactttgTCCTTCACTTCTCGAACAGTGTGtcggttctttaacgtcccggTCACATTGAACTTCTGAACATGGAAAGTATTTGCGAAACGGGAGTAGTATAGGTCGGATGGatagaccaattttattcatgtatgcaaatagattcaagggcattgaaaccggtttttaagagaggcggttttcttttaatgagatgcacgtcacgtaggtgtacgagggcaaatccaagatggcggttgtattgagctgtaagagtttaatgagatgcaagatatcttggtatatgagggggttttaatgagatgcgtatgtatgtgtgtttgtttttgaattgtattatgtttattttttatttggagtgaagtgtcttgagctgtggtggtacgattccgcccaaccatccgggtagtgttgcacttatatagggaaagaacaatggagtagcgaagaaccaatgaggaggtacggtcaaacgagttgaaacaaggttcggctagaaaaaccagtttggaaagtgattagcatttcaattggtcttgtttatattgtaacctgtcaaaccggttttttttcttcccatcaacaaaacacgtggcaatactttctggagatgcgtataaaggaaaaaaaaaaaaaaaaaaaaaaaaagaacttggatGAGAGATGGAACGAATGATCAAACAGcagatttttgctttggaaatggaCGCATTAACAAACCGTTTGCAACGACTACAGCTGGATAATAAAATCGTAACCTTACTGCATGAACTGTGGGATAAGATGAAGATTGGAGGTCGACGCAAGGTTGAAGTAACAACTAATGAAGATGGGATGGAAGTTATAATTGGGGAACTTatggttccaacattttactttacaaaCGAGAGGAAATTTTGGCGGCAACTTCGTTGTATTATAAAGTCATCGTTACAAAATGAACAATGGCTACAAACAAagattcatcaactttttgttagcgAGTGGAAGAATGAATATTTCTCTATATGATGAAGTCACCGTTTCAAAAGTGGTGATTCATCAACGTTAACGAGAGGAAGAATGGATAATTCTCACATGCAAGATGGAACACCAATGACTCtttgacttcttttttttttagcattatattttcatctctgtaTTTACAAGCAAGGgcttaaaattaaagtatttacaaatTAGTTAAAacgtattaaaaataaacattacaaaGCCTTTTCAATTCGGCGAGCAGAATGAAAAaatgagttaaaaattaaagtatttacaattaataaaaacaaaggaaaattagttaaaccctattcaacaacatgactttgcctttgcaattcaatgTTTATTTACATGCCGAAGCAGCAAAggttaattgaaaaagtcttctttgctagaaatatctgtagactttttcaattaaTCTTTGACAGTGATCACAATTTTCATGATCACCGTTCACGGTTCTGCATGTAAATATACAATGAATTGAAAAAGCGAATTCATGTTGTTGAATAGGGTTTAaccctttattaaaatatatacaagCAATACAACTTGTGGAGTTATTAACTCCCGGGTGTTGTTCCTCACAAAGCTGTAAGagggagaaagagaaagaaatcagAACGCCGACAAATGACTTagtgaaagaacaatggaaattaAGGATAACAAAAGAGACCGCTTTCTATATGTATTGAGTAACGTCTAAATCTTACCCCCGCAATGCGGGTCATGAAGGCAGCGTCAGCCGCCTGCGCTTCTGTATGAGGGTTTTTATATTCTCTCCTGCACATTGGACATTTATTGCTGGATTTTATTAATGTGCTCATCCAtctgaataaaaaaataaataaatataagaaaaaaaaatgaacacacATCTTAGGTACTCAAACTAATAACTActgcaatttgaaaagaaaccgaaaacgtcacttgagtTTCGTATACTTACAGGATTTCTTATCACTCTCGTGATTTCTACGCCTGTGTTTTCGAATGAATCCATGTTTGGTCTTCGCTCTTCTTCTGTCCTCTCTTTGACTGTTGCACAAGAGTTGCTCTGATTTCAAACAAAGTTCGCTTctctttttggttttttcttttgcttcccaTTGGTCGAAATGGTCAAAAACCGATTAACTATAATCACCAATCAGAAACGATTACCGTGTCTTGCATACAAATTGATccgatatatatttttttttaacaaagctCAGTTGACTGTCGAGCTGCATCCTAACGTTTTCTGAGAGGTCCGCATCCTGTTAGTAAAACGAGTACAAGCACCAATCAGTAGCGAGTATTGTTTCTTGCATACGAATTGATCCGATCTCGCACAAAGGTCACACGCGTTACTTTTCCTTCCTAAAAGAAAACGCTGaacttgaaacaaaaagaaaacaagtttgTCAAGAAAAGCAAGCCTGGTTTTAAGAATGAAGAGGATAGTGCAGAATTTGATTGGTAGGTTTCGATCCTAACGTTCTCTCTGTGGTCCGCAAGCTGTTAATAAAGGGAGACAGTCATGTTGTGTATGTGTGTATTACAGCGAAACCTCAGatcagagagagagaaagagaaacagacagagagagagaaagagacaGAGAGAAAGAAGATGGCAAAACAAGTACGATTCAACGATAAAGTGTCCCAAGCTGTGTTTGAGAAGAGCAAAGGGTCTAAACGTTGTATTGACATTGTGGAATCATGTCCGTTAGCTGAAGAAGATGAAGTTGCTGCGCGTACTTCTGAATTCCAACTACTTCAACGCGAGCAGAAGAAATCCTTGCATGAGCATCAtgtcaaccaaagaaaaagaagtcgaCTTCATATGCGAGACGATAAGTAAGTAAGcgcatttcttttacattaacaCAGGTACATATCACACTATTTTGAATTTGCTACTTGTCAACCATCTTGAATTTATTGCTGTGTGAGTTTTAATTCAGTTTAACGTTGTTTGTGTGTAGATGGAGGACGCAGAATGTCTGCTGGCGGAGGAGCAGGTTGGGGGTGGACAGAAATTATGGAGCTCTAACAATCATTACACTCTCCGTCAAATCGCCTCAAGAAATGTCCGCAAATTTAACACCACCGCTAATGACTATCTGCTTTCCTTACACGCGCAATCCGAAGATCAACCGTTACTGGAACAACTTGGTAACATTTTTGATTCCCTGGTAGACGAAATGACGGCTGGTATGGCTGATAACGATCTCGTACGTTTTGTGCTTCAAAGTCGATCTCTCGACTACCCTATTTCCCTCCCCTTTATGCCACGTCATGAGATGAATGCAGAGAGGATTATGGGCGAAGTGCAACGTGTCTTACAATCCAACGAACAAGTCAGTCTTCAAAGCGGGATGCAAGTTCATGTGGTTCATGTGGGTATGCCACAAGGAGGTGTCGCCTCGCGTAAGAGGAAACATTATGGTTTCAAATTAGCTAAGTTCCTGGATAACAAGAAGTCTGTCCTCCGTATACAAAACAAAGACTCTCTATGTCTCGCCCGCGCTTTAGTAACGGATATTGCCCGACAAGATAAGGATCCTGAATGGAATTCAATTCGGCAAGGGCGTAAAGAACAGCGGTTACTCGCGCAGCAACTGCATCAGAAGGCAGGCGTCCCCGAAGGTTTCTGTGGACTTCCGGAAGTTGACAAATTCCAAAAAGTGATCGACAACTACCAAATCATCGTCCTCTCGGCCAAACATTTCAACGCTATCGTCTACAAAGGACCAAagcgagaaaaacaaatttatctctACCACTATGAAAATCACTTTGACATCATCACTTCTGTCTCTAGCTTTCTAGGGAGGAGCTATTGGTGTTTAGAATGCATGAAAGGGTACGATGTGAAAGAGAAACATCGTTGCAGCAAGGTATGCAAGTGCTGTTTTACAGAGGGGTGTCTGGGAATTACACTGAAAGCACCCTGGCGAGAATGCGGTACCTGTCACAGAATGTTCGCAGGAACAGACTGTTATGCCAACCACTGTCGACCTAACAGAGACGGCCAGTCCgtgtgccaaaaattttataaatgtcaaaAGTGTAACAAAGTCATCTCGCACAAGAAAAGGAAGCCCGAGGATCACATGTGTGGAGAAAACATGTGTTGGAATTGTGAAGAATATGTTGACCCCAATACTCACAGATGTTTTATGAAACCCATTAAACTTGAAGATGAttcgagagaaaaaagaaagaagaaacataAACGAAGGCGGGGGCCAGGCGACCTATTGGACGAATCAGCAGTGGACGAAGACGGTGATGACAACACACAAGAAGACGAGGGGGAGGATGAAGAAGGTCAAAAGTACCTGTTTTATGACATTGAAGCCCGACAAGAGGATGGTCGTCACATTGCCAATCTCTTGATTGTTCAAGATGAAAACGGTTTCGAGACGGTCTTCAAAGGAGAAGATTGTGTAGAAAAATTCGGTGAATGGTTGTTGGACGGGACGCACCAAGGAGCGATCGTCATAGCTCATAACTCTCGCTCCTATGATTCTTATTTCCTGTGCGAGTATTTTTACAAAGAGTGTCTTCTTCCCAAATTGATTCTGAATGGTGCAAAAATCATGTCCATGGAATTGGAAGCCGCCGAAATCAAGTTCCGTGATTCCCTGAACTTTTTACCAATGCCCCTGAAGGCCTTGCCCAAAACATTTGGTCTCAACGAATTGAAGAAAGGGTACTTTCCACATTTCTTTAACCGAAAGGACACGCAACATTACGTTGGTCCACTACCGCGGGTTGAAGATTATGGCCCTGATAGCATGAGCACGAAAGAACGTCAAGAGTTCCTTGCCTGGTACGAAGAGCTCAAGTCCACCAATTATGTTTTTGATTTTGAGAAAGAGATTGAGGAATATTGTCGCAGTGATGTCGACATTCTAAGAAGATGTTgtttggagtttaagaaattaatGGAAGAAAGCTGCAACCTTGATCCCTTCAAACACTGCGTCACCATTGCCTCCGCCTGCAACCGTGTGTTTCGACAAGAATTCTTAGAAGAGGAAACGATTGGTCTTATTCCAGCCCAGGGCTATCAACCCGCAAGAAAATATTCCCTTATGGCTCTTCAATGGTTGGCCTGGGTTCATCATCAAACAGGTGATCGTATTCTTCATGCTCTGAATGGTGGTGAACAAAAGATCGACGGCAACTATGTGGACGGATATAACCCTAGCAAAAGAACAATCTATGAATTTCATGGGTGTGTCTGGCATGGGTGTTCCAAATGCTATTTGCCTGATACCCTGAATCCTGTTAACGAGACAAGTATGAGAGATCTGCTGGAGGGAACTGTGCGGAAGATTGAACGTTTCAGGAAGCTAGGTTACACGGTGCAGGTCCTCTGGGAATGTGAATTTCACCAACAACTAGCCACTAACCCAGAGATGAAAGATGTTGTCCGGAATCTCAACCTCGACACTCCGCTAGAGCCTCGTCATGGTTTTTTTGGTGGTCGCACAAACGCCGTTTCCCTGTACAAGGAAGTTGCTGATGAGGAGAAAATTCACTATGTGGATTTTACTTCCCTGTACCCATGGACCAACAAGTATTGT
This genomic window from Acropora muricata isolate sample 2 chromosome 2, ASM3666990v1, whole genome shotgun sequence contains:
- the LOC136909569 gene encoding DNA-dependent metalloprotease SPRTN-like: MKKLLSESMIAISEDADLEYALSLQQELDQEERKSSDNHAVSSSKLSMPISVVDDSWELIDPVPDARQLFLQFNDVYFNGLLASVEVRWSPRMTLCAGLCCYEGRGGLCSIRLSEPLLKLRPRKDLVQTLLHEMIHALLFVTQNNKDHDAHGPEFHKHMQRINAESGAKITVYHNFHDEVDVYRQHWWKCNGPCQKRPPYYGMVKRAINRAPSPRDPWWPDHQRTCGGTYTKIREPENYGAKKSKGKGKSELKTDASQKNGNVMRGNGNSGALPKFFKRKTRDSGIESGNSEGELETGKKRKMDSFDNVTSANDGAIKPKINEAGSSRSAADVIPFSGVGRTLGSSSTTEAGSGTVASKEYRKKLPNEKTERGKTPLIVIKTPSPTKPNKRVSPTFTIMDAFQRAKHKSKACENTDDTHASPLLGSQKKPIMLEESPSTVNQGDAGSNESVHCPVCRTLVLNSEINQHLDSCLNLMA
- the LOC136909554 gene encoding uncharacterized protein, with protein sequence MEDAECLLAEEQVGGGQKLWSSNNHYTLRQIASRNVRKFNTTANDYLLSLHAQSEDQPLLEQLGNIFDSLVDEMTAGMADNDLVRFVLQSRSLDYPISLPFMPRHEMNAERIMGEVQRVLQSNEQVSLQSGMQVHVVHVGMPQGGVASRKRKHYGFKLAKFLDNKKSVLRIQNKDSLCLARALVTDIARQDKDPEWNSIRQGRKEQRLLAQQLHQKAGVPEGFCGLPEVDKFQKVIDNYQIIVLSAKHFNAIVYKGPKREKQIYLYHYENHFDIITSVSSFLGRSYWCLECMKGYDVKEKHRCSKVCKCCFTEGCLGITLKAPWRECGTCHRMFAGTDCYANHCRPNRDGQSVCQKFYKCQKCNKVISHKKRKPEDHMCGENMCWNCEEYVDPNTHRCFMKPIKLEDDSREKRKKKHKRRRGPGDLLDESAVDEDGDDNTQEDEGEDEEGQKYLFYDIEARQEDGRHIANLLIVQDENGFETVFKGEDCVEKFGEWLLDGTHQGAIVIAHNSRSYDSYFLCEYFYKECLLPKLILNGAKIMSMELEAAEIKFRDSLNFLPMPLKALPKTFGLNELKKGYFPHFFNRKDTQHYVGPLPRVEDYGPDSMSTKERQEFLAWYEELKSTNYVFDFEKEIEEYCRSDVDILRRCCLEFKKLMEESCNLDPFKHCVTIASACNRVFRQEFLEEETIGLIPAQGYQPARKYSLMALQWLAWVHHQTGDRILHALNGGEQKIDGNYVDGYNPSKRTIYEFHGCVWHGCSKCYLPDTLNPVNETSMRDLLEGTVRKIERFRKLGYTVQVLWECEFHQQLATNPEMKDVVRNLNLDTPLEPRHGFFGGRTNAVSLYKEVADEEKIHYVDFTSLYPWTNKYCEVPLGHPEILTSEALVNHSIDDFFGMIKCEILPPSFLFHPLLPYRANGKLMFPLCRTCAENLQQTPCEHSDSERTLSGTWPSIEIQKACELGYRVVKLIEVWHFQDRSADLFKGYIDTFLKIKQEASGWPSWCRTEEDKRQYVREYQEKEGIKLDPEKIKKNPGLRSLAKLMLNSFWGKFGQRDNMPQVELVKDPERYFQLLTCQSTQVKNIQFVNDECVEVYYTRGDDFIPTSDKTNVVIAAFTTAHARLKLYSVLERLQTRVLYFDTDSVIFTSQPNEWMPPLGDYLGELTSELDDDDHITTFVSGGPKNYAYQTKNAKTVCKVRGFTLNHRGSKKINFDTMCEQVCRPNGESICLEIPSFIKRDPKTKTLHSVQLKKKYNLVYDKRVICGFRTFPYGFR